The following are encoded in a window of Roseimaritima ulvae genomic DNA:
- a CDS encoding cation:proton antiporter domain-containing protein: MTFEFTADDQLYQLAIVLVAGIIGGELVSRVHLPKVTGWICTGILLRGLEPYHASFSGLTTSAVSSFAPYMSFVLGYIAFTVGAALHFASLRNSGKRLGFLLVGEALVTPIVVMAVMYFIGGWLKPDEMTLRTSLILAAIGIAAAPGTTVLVVQETRARGILTRTLVAAVALIDMVAVGVFVFATAYLTGLGDASADWHEHWQHALVSVAIEFGAAFLVGTAAALIALGLTRTIVGPAFLGPTMVAVILGAWGAAVGFGYSGILACTFAGIMVSNIRHDTVRATGAYLHSIGGVLFAAFYTFAGMKLDFSLVLEAAALVGLYFLSRFVGKYVGAFAAMSLADVPTRVRNTLGLALLPHGGVAVGLILLVQENVHLQDIADTVTTVGLAALAINQLLGPSGTRFALTQAGEKGKDLPRLLDFLDEQHISVDVTGKNKEEVVRCLAAQLYATASRPSLPQEEFIQRVFEREQAASTCLSQGLMVPHAILDEGEAMTGILGISSEGLDLPTPDGRPVHAVLLLATPDTDRKRHLEVLAAFARTITRDLNLREQLYHARSAAHAYDVLHAEESEEFNYFIEDALTRAGAFSENKT, encoded by the coding sequence TTGACTTTTGAATTTACCGCCGACGACCAGCTGTATCAGCTGGCGATCGTTTTAGTGGCCGGCATTATCGGCGGCGAATTGGTCAGTCGCGTGCATTTGCCCAAGGTCACCGGCTGGATATGTACCGGGATTCTGCTCCGCGGCTTGGAGCCCTATCACGCCTCGTTCAGCGGTTTGACGACTTCGGCAGTGTCGTCCTTTGCGCCGTATATGAGTTTCGTGCTGGGCTATATCGCCTTTACTGTCGGTGCGGCGTTGCATTTCGCCAGCTTGCGGAACTCCGGGAAACGGCTGGGGTTTTTGCTGGTCGGCGAAGCTCTGGTGACGCCGATCGTGGTGATGGCGGTGATGTACTTTATCGGCGGCTGGTTGAAGCCCGATGAGATGACGCTGCGGACCAGTTTGATCTTGGCGGCAATCGGCATCGCGGCCGCGCCGGGCACAACCGTGTTGGTGGTGCAGGAAACCCGCGCCCGCGGCATTCTCACGCGGACCTTGGTAGCGGCCGTGGCGCTGATCGACATGGTGGCTGTGGGCGTGTTTGTGTTCGCCACCGCTTACCTGACCGGACTGGGCGACGCCAGCGCCGATTGGCACGAACACTGGCAGCACGCCTTGGTTTCGGTGGCGATCGAATTTGGCGCCGCCTTTTTGGTCGGCACGGCGGCCGCGCTGATTGCGCTGGGGCTGACCCGGACCATCGTCGGGCCGGCGTTTTTGGGACCCACGATGGTGGCCGTGATCCTGGGCGCCTGGGGCGCGGCGGTGGGCTTCGGCTATTCCGGAATCCTGGCTTGCACCTTCGCCGGAATCATGGTCTCCAACATCCGTCACGATACGGTCCGCGCCACCGGGGCCTACCTGCATTCGATCGGCGGAGTCCTGTTTGCCGCCTTCTACACGTTTGCGGGTATGAAGCTGGATTTCAGTCTGGTGTTGGAGGCCGCGGCGTTGGTTGGGCTGTATTTCTTGTCTCGCTTTGTGGGCAAGTACGTGGGCGCGTTTGCGGCGATGTCACTGGCCGACGTGCCCACGCGTGTCCGTAATACTTTGGGGCTGGCACTGCTGCCCCACGGCGGCGTAGCGGTGGGCCTGATCTTGTTGGTCCAGGAGAACGTGCACCTTCAAGATATCGCTGATACGGTCACCACCGTGGGGCTGGCGGCACTGGCCATCAATCAGTTGCTGGGCCCCAGCGGTACACGATTTGCGCTCACCCAAGCCGGCGAAAAAGGCAAAGACCTACCGCGGTTGTTGGACTTCTTGGACGAACAACACATCTCGGTCGACGTCACCGGTAAAAATAAGGAAGAAGTGGTGCGGTGTCTGGCGGCGCAGTTGTACGCCACCGCCAGCAGACCCTCGTTGCCGCAAGAGGAATTCATCCAGCGGGTGTTCGAACGCGAGCAAGCCGCCAGCACCTGTTTGTCTCAAGGTTTGATGGTGCCGCATGCCATTCTGGACGAAGGCGAAGCGATGACCGGCATCTTGGGGATCAGTTCCGAAGGCTTGGACCTGCCCACCCCCGATGGTCGGCCGGTGCACGCGGTGCTGCTGCTGGCCACGCCCGATACCGACCGCAAACGGCACCTGGAAGTACTGGCCGCCTTCGCTCGCACGATCACCCGCGACTTGAACCTCCGCGAGCAGCTGTATCATGCTCGCAGCGCTGCTCATGCCTACGACGTGTTGCACGCAGAAGAATCGGAGGAGTTCAATTACTTCATAGAAGACGCGCTCACCCGAGCCGGCGCCTTCAGTGAGAACAAAACGTAG
- a CDS encoding Gfo/Idh/MocA family protein, which produces MTQKLRWGLIGCGDVVRKRVAAAIADDPHSELVAACRRNAEELRAFCDSWSIDKAYTEAAELVQDEEVDAVYIATPVAEHLPQTLLAAAAGKHVLVEKPMAVDVAECDAMIEACQTAGVRLGVAYYRRFYPLVERIEQLLQSGAIGTPLGVSAVTATPLDLADGEPPVWRMVQRSSGGGALMDVGSHRINVFLHLLGEIVEVKAICQNVAASYEAEDSAVLLFRFAGGPLGTLQCHFGARDPDQFAIIGTRGRLSAEPLNGDRLAIEIDGQKQTESHPPADNFCAPLIADFVAAVREGREPKVAGCEGRATNRVMAQAYRSAGEAAS; this is translated from the coding sequence ATGACGCAAAAACTTCGTTGGGGATTGATCGGTTGTGGCGATGTGGTGCGCAAGCGTGTAGCGGCCGCGATCGCGGACGACCCGCACAGTGAACTGGTGGCTGCTTGCCGCCGCAATGCGGAGGAGCTGCGGGCGTTTTGCGACTCCTGGTCAATCGACAAGGCCTACACCGAGGCGGCGGAGTTGGTGCAGGACGAGGAGGTGGATGCGGTTTACATCGCAACGCCGGTCGCCGAGCATCTGCCGCAGACGCTGCTGGCCGCCGCTGCCGGCAAGCACGTGCTGGTCGAGAAGCCAATGGCCGTGGATGTGGCCGAATGTGACGCCATGATCGAAGCCTGCCAGACGGCCGGCGTGCGGTTGGGCGTCGCGTATTACCGGCGATTTTATCCGCTGGTCGAACGCATCGAACAACTCTTGCAATCCGGCGCGATCGGGACACCGCTGGGCGTCAGCGCCGTCACCGCGACGCCGCTGGACCTGGCCGACGGTGAGCCGCCTGTCTGGAGGATGGTGCAGCGGTCCAGCGGCGGCGGGGCGTTGATGGACGTGGGCAGCCATCGCATCAACGTGTTTTTGCATCTGTTGGGCGAGATCGTGGAGGTCAAAGCGATTTGCCAGAATGTGGCGGCAAGCTATGAAGCGGAGGATTCCGCCGTGTTGCTGTTCCGGTTTGCCGGCGGACCACTGGGGACCTTGCAGTGTCATTTTGGTGCCCGTGATCCGGATCAGTTCGCGATCATCGGCACCCGCGGGCGGCTTTCCGCGGAGCCGCTGAATGGAGACCGATTGGCGATCGAGATCGACGGCCAAAAGCAGACCGAAAGCCACCCGCCGGCCGACAACTTTTGTGCTCCGCTGATCGCCGATTTTGTGGCCGCAGTGCGGGAAGGACGAGAGCCCAAGGTCGCCGGTTGCGAGGGGCGTGCAACCAACCGCGTGATGGCTCAGGCCTACCGATCGGCCGGTGAAGCGGCGTCGTAG
- a CDS encoding tetratricopeptide repeat protein: protein MALVVCWLLLSMSWSEVRGEAPQPVDRHAARHATAIEAAAAAVERTAANPQAIAYIRLGDAQLRAGHSAQAVANFEKALALQPEQEPYLWQYGIALYFVERYRDGRVLFEKHRRVNPNDVENAAWHFLCAAKETDLATARKILLPAPADRRAPMKQILQRLPGGQDTAIEAAVQELKGTAGYASARLYADLYIGMIADAEGDSQKAQRYLQRAATTELTSYMADVARVYANHVK from the coding sequence ATGGCTTTGGTTGTTTGCTGGTTGTTGTTATCCATGTCGTGGAGCGAGGTGCGGGGCGAAGCGCCGCAACCGGTTGACCGCCATGCCGCCCGTCACGCCACGGCCATCGAAGCGGCGGCAGCAGCAGTGGAGCGTACGGCCGCTAACCCGCAAGCCATCGCCTACATCCGGCTAGGCGACGCGCAGCTGCGTGCTGGCCACAGCGCCCAGGCGGTCGCCAATTTCGAAAAGGCGTTGGCTCTGCAGCCCGAACAGGAACCGTACCTCTGGCAATACGGGATCGCCTTGTACTTCGTCGAACGTTACCGCGACGGGCGGGTGTTGTTTGAGAAGCATCGCCGCGTGAATCCCAACGACGTCGAAAACGCGGCTTGGCATTTCTTGTGCGCCGCCAAAGAAACCGACCTGGCGACCGCGAGGAAAATCCTCCTGCCCGCTCCGGCCGATCGTCGTGCCCCGATGAAACAGATTCTCCAGCGGCTACCCGGCGGCCAGGATACCGCCATCGAAGCCGCCGTGCAGGAGTTGAAGGGGACGGCGGGCTATGCTTCGGCACGGCTGTATGCGGACCTGTATATCGGCATGATCGCCGACGCCGAAGGCGATTCGCAGAAAGCCCAGCGGTACCTGCAACGCGCGGCCACCACCGAACTGACCAGCTACATGGCCGACGTCGCCAGAGTCTACGCCAACCACGTGAAGTAA
- a CDS encoding YXWGXW repeat-containing protein, with the protein MSAHTPSPRFRVRPPWLPLALSGAVALAVYTASAAQAQAPTPPPSPTASDNVSSQVAPDQVDGRGQVDGQEQGVEYLTRGPLHEAFATPYAADPEPAVLVRKQPPEAIQEVRPEMKPDGNNVQWIGGYWDFDPEREDFIWISGLWRDVPPRTRWVAGYWTEGDEGYQRISGFWTKDDQDQIAYLPPPPKSLEQGPSSQPPSDQHFYIPGCWVYQSDDYAWRPGFWSAQHEQWVWVPARYLWTPRGCIYQAGYWDYEPTYRGTVFTPVYYSQHVYRQPNYRYRPRYVIDTNLALLVHLFVGPQRRNYYYGNYYDARYRGGYRPWVDFRNDRDRWSYDPLYSYYRGHRRGSPDRGSQDVVQWASQRFDYFQDNERFRPAANVRAQQDLLTTLSGSGVDPLARQLATVATDLQAAVAGTDSTRRFSRLDGQQQSRLDALLDSQRATAEARRRFETDAAVDANANARARADANIDAATDRVDAAIQAAGRQTLRLPDLAPRLQSDGVPGRGAGEGSLRQGSRDAAQNAGNRIRQQLDRLPGNINPGNTNRGNNNPGNLIPQLENRRSSGAGSGRNRGGDVPQLRRPFGERSNTLPGIPGLDSGNRSGRGNPSSRGNLPGGGQLPGGVQLPGGVKIPGL; encoded by the coding sequence ATGTCAGCTCATACTCCCTCCCCCCGGTTCCGTGTTCGCCCGCCCTGGCTTCCGCTTGCGTTAAGCGGGGCTGTCGCGTTGGCGGTTTACACCGCGTCCGCTGCACAGGCACAAGCTCCCACGCCGCCGCCGAGCCCCACGGCGAGCGACAATGTCTCTTCGCAGGTCGCACCTGACCAGGTCGACGGGCGGGGCCAGGTCGACGGGCAGGAGCAGGGCGTTGAGTATTTGACTCGGGGGCCGCTGCACGAAGCTTTCGCGACGCCCTATGCGGCTGATCCGGAACCGGCCGTGCTGGTTCGCAAACAGCCGCCCGAAGCGATTCAAGAAGTTCGTCCGGAAATGAAACCCGACGGCAACAACGTGCAGTGGATCGGTGGCTACTGGGATTTTGACCCCGAGCGTGAAGATTTTATTTGGATCAGCGGCCTCTGGCGTGATGTTCCGCCCCGCACCCGTTGGGTAGCGGGCTACTGGACCGAGGGCGATGAGGGCTACCAGCGGATCAGCGGTTTCTGGACCAAAGACGATCAGGATCAGATTGCTTATTTGCCTCCGCCGCCGAAGTCTCTGGAGCAAGGGCCCTCGTCGCAGCCGCCCAGCGATCAACACTTTTACATCCCTGGCTGTTGGGTCTATCAGTCCGACGACTACGCTTGGCGACCAGGCTTCTGGTCCGCTCAGCACGAGCAATGGGTCTGGGTGCCAGCTCGTTATCTGTGGACGCCACGCGGTTGCATCTATCAAGCGGGCTACTGGGATTACGAACCGACGTATCGCGGCACCGTGTTCACCCCCGTCTACTACAGCCAACACGTGTATCGGCAACCCAACTATCGCTATCGCCCTCGTTATGTGATCGACACCAACCTGGCACTTCTGGTGCATCTGTTCGTTGGGCCGCAGCGTCGCAACTATTATTACGGCAACTATTACGACGCGCGGTACCGTGGCGGTTATCGTCCCTGGGTCGACTTTCGCAATGACCGCGACCGCTGGAGCTACGACCCGCTGTATTCGTACTACCGCGGTCACCGTCGCGGCTCTCCGGACCGCGGCTCCCAAGACGTCGTGCAGTGGGCCAGCCAACGCTTTGACTATTTTCAAGATAACGAACGCTTCCGTCCGGCTGCCAACGTGCGAGCTCAACAGGACCTGCTGACGACGCTGAGCGGCAGCGGCGTCGACCCGCTGGCGCGGCAACTGGCCACGGTGGCGACCGACCTGCAAGCTGCGGTCGCGGGCACGGATTCGACCCGCCGCTTCAGCCGCTTGGACGGCCAGCAACAGTCGCGGCTGGACGCCCTGCTGGACAGCCAGCGAGCGACCGCGGAAGCTCGACGGCGGTTTGAAACCGATGCCGCGGTGGATGCGAACGCCAATGCCCGCGCTCGCGCTGACGCCAACATCGATGCCGCCACCGACCGAGTCGACGCCGCGATTCAAGCGGCCGGCCGTCAAACGCTGCGGCTGCCCGACCTGGCCCCCCGTCTCCAGTCGGACGGCGTCCCGGGCCGCGGCGCGGGAGAAGGCAGTCTGCGACAAGGCAGCCGCGATGCCGCGCAGAACGCGGGCAACCGCATCCGCCAGCAACTCGACCGCCTCCCCGGCAACATCAATCCCGGCAACACGAACCGGGGCAACAACAATCCGGGCAACCTGATTCCACAGCTGGAAAACCGGCGTTCCAGCGGGGCGGGCAGCGGGCGGAACCGGGGCGGCGACGTCCCGCAGTTGCGGCGTCCGTTTGGCGAACGTTCCAACACGCTGCCGGGCATCCCCGGGCTCGATAGCGGTAACCGTTCCGGTCGCGGCAATCCATCGAGCCGCGGCAACCTCCCCGGCGGCGGCCAGCTGCCGGGCGGAGTTCAACTTCCCGGCGGGGTTAAAATTCCCGGACTGTAG
- a CDS encoding Lpg1974 family pore-forming outer membrane protein translates to MKKLLFSTIFSIGVLCGVLSHAEEAASPFMFEDALDAVEEPIQLVSHASYDACEPCGRSCKPRPSGHFYGTAELPLLSLYANHGAGGSPTFASWFEDFDTQAALRLEAGYENAHGVGLRGRFFMFDTDGGAPNEYFDVRMYDLEATSGLKLRKWDFEGFGGVRWGSVDFSDENGSLGRDFDGFGLTLGAKARRCLTQRLGLNAGVRYSALYGKNETNGIQLDNVIVPVTELRLGVDYKRMLTRRVEMTAEVGYEHQLYSSLSVAPGIDPEDVDVALAGPVFSITLRR, encoded by the coding sequence GTGAAGAAACTTTTGTTCTCAACGATCTTTTCCATCGGCGTGCTGTGCGGAGTACTGTCGCACGCTGAGGAAGCGGCGTCGCCGTTCATGTTCGAAGACGCGTTGGACGCGGTCGAAGAGCCGATTCAGTTAGTCAGTCACGCGTCTTACGATGCTTGTGAACCCTGCGGGCGAAGTTGCAAACCACGGCCGAGCGGTCATTTTTACGGAACGGCTGAATTGCCATTGCTGTCGCTATACGCCAATCATGGGGCCGGTGGATCGCCCACGTTCGCCAGCTGGTTCGAAGATTTCGATACCCAGGCGGCGCTTCGGCTGGAAGCGGGCTACGAAAACGCCCATGGAGTGGGGCTGCGGGGACGCTTTTTTATGTTTGATACCGATGGCGGTGCCCCCAATGAATATTTCGACGTGCGGATGTACGACTTGGAAGCCACCAGTGGCCTGAAGCTGCGGAAATGGGACTTCGAAGGCTTTGGCGGAGTCCGCTGGGGATCGGTCGATTTTTCGGATGAGAACGGTTCTTTAGGACGAGACTTCGACGGTTTCGGGTTGACCCTCGGTGCCAAGGCTCGCCGTTGCTTGACCCAGCGTTTGGGACTCAATGCGGGCGTCCGGTACAGCGCGCTGTACGGTAAGAATGAAACGAACGGCATTCAGTTGGACAATGTTATTGTCCCGGTCACCGAGTTGCGTCTGGGCGTCGACTACAAACGGATGCTGACCCGCCGCGTCGAAATGACCGCGGAAGTGGGCTACGAACATCAGCTGTACAGCAGCTTGAGTGTGGCTCCGGGTATCGATCCGGAAGACGTGGATGTGGCCCTGGCCGGTCCGGTGTTCTCGATCACGCTGCGTCGCTAA
- a CDS encoding ThuA domain-containing protein produces MSASSPSSPHLLPERVLSGRLLPGLLLAAMIGVTLGGPAWGQTLAAADDSPASNPPVKILLITGGCCHDYAFQTKAMQLALNERGVAAQWTVINDGGNGTKAKIDLYNNPQWSDGFDVVIHNECFAGTTDAEYIRRITKAHHAGANAVVIHCAMHTYRGAEIDDWRKFLGVTSRRHDHQSHYPVEVVAEDHPVMEGFPKDYVSAKDELYVIEKVWPSATPLATSKSEQSGKSHPVYWVNRYGKARVFGTTYGHSNETFQDKVFLDTLCRGIQWAAGQL; encoded by the coding sequence CCGCCATGATCGGCGTCACGCTCGGCGGGCCGGCGTGGGGGCAAACGCTCGCTGCCGCCGACGATTCGCCCGCCAGCAACCCGCCGGTCAAGATCCTGCTGATCACCGGCGGTTGCTGCCACGACTATGCCTTCCAAACCAAAGCCATGCAGTTGGCATTGAATGAACGCGGTGTGGCGGCGCAGTGGACCGTCATCAACGACGGAGGCAACGGCACCAAAGCCAAGATCGACCTATACAACAATCCTCAGTGGAGCGACGGGTTTGACGTGGTCATCCACAACGAATGTTTCGCCGGCACCACGGACGCCGAGTACATTCGGCGAATCACCAAGGCCCATCATGCCGGCGCCAATGCCGTGGTTATCCACTGTGCGATGCACACCTATCGCGGCGCCGAGATCGATGACTGGCGAAAATTTTTGGGCGTGACCAGTCGCCGACACGATCACCAAAGTCACTACCCGGTCGAAGTGGTGGCGGAGGATCATCCGGTGATGGAAGGTTTTCCCAAAGACTACGTGAGTGCCAAAGATGAGCTGTATGTGATCGAAAAGGTGTGGCCGAGTGCAACGCCGTTGGCGACGTCCAAGAGCGAACAGTCTGGTAAGTCGCATCCGGTGTACTGGGTGAACCGATATGGTAAAGCCCGCGTGTTTGGCACCACCTACGGACACTCCAACGAGACCTTTCAAGACAAGGTGTTTCTCGACACCCTCTGCCGCGGCATCCAATGGGCAGCGGGACAGTTATAG